The proteins below are encoded in one region of Methanosarcina barkeri 3:
- a CDS encoding MarR family transcriptional regulator, translated as MIKILQTKSGVTKFQVLIEIAAHQPNVRQKEIAAKIGITPQAVSEYIKELVNDGLIVTEGRVRYRITKEGVEWVLENATEMKQYARFVMEDIISHVSTWTAIAKEDMKEGEQVYLKMERGLLYVSSTEKTGASGSVISDASSGEDVGVTSLRGLIDLENATITICKVPRIERGGSRKIDIERLRSLTNSKPYIAAIGVEALIALRKIGITPNVMFGSNESVIEAAYHGLSSLVVSVDEQVPSLLNRLETENLEYELVDLTLE; from the coding sequence ATGATTAAAATCCTCCAGACTAAAAGCGGAGTAACCAAATTTCAGGTTCTTATCGAAATTGCAGCTCACCAGCCTAATGTAAGACAAAAAGAAATTGCTGCAAAGATAGGAATAACTCCCCAGGCAGTTTCTGAATATATTAAAGAACTTGTAAATGACGGGCTGATAGTTACTGAGGGCCGTGTCAGGTACAGGATTACAAAAGAAGGTGTGGAATGGGTCCTTGAAAATGCCACGGAAATGAAGCAATACGCCCGCTTTGTCATGGAGGATATAATCAGCCATGTCTCAACCTGGACAGCGATTGCAAAAGAGGATATGAAAGAAGGCGAGCAGGTATACCTGAAAATGGAAAGGGGACTCCTGTACGTAAGCAGTACGGAAAAAACAGGTGCATCAGGCAGTGTAATTTCCGATGCATCTTCCGGAGAAGACGTGGGAGTAACGAGCCTACGAGGCCTGATCGACCTGGAAAATGCTACGATTACGATCTGCAAGGTTCCGAGAATTGAGCGTGGAGGATCAAGAAAAATAGATATTGAACGTCTGAGATCCCTGACAAACTCAAAACCTTATATAGCCGCTATCGGTGTCGAAGCACTTATTGCTCTGCGTAAGATCGGCATAACTCCAAATGTTATGTTCGGAAGTAACGAATCAGTTATTGAGGCTGCATACCATGGTTTATCATCCCTTGTAGTCTCAGTAGATGAACAGGTTCCTTCCCTCCTTAACAGGCTGGAAACCGAAAACCTTGAGTATGAACTCGTAGACCTGACTCTCGAGTAA
- a CDS encoding deoxyhypusine synthase encodes MHLNVFTDNPTVPIDVKDRSVSELMDGMLKTGFQGRKLAESVQAWHNMLKQENMTVLMGLSGAMVPAGMRRVISYMIQERMIDCLVSTGANMFHDSHEALGKKHYVGSHLVDDENLFEHGVDRIYDVFAVEEEFRTADNLIADFAEEIGEISCSSREFMYLLGKELVRRGAAEDSIVVSAYRHNIPIFIPALSDSSIGIGLTIARRRGLKLDIDQIKDVDEVTQIVEKSGKTGVVYIGGGVPKNFIQQTEVIASILGMHIGGHDYAIQYTTDAPHWGGLSGCTFDEAVSWGKIAAQAKKVQVFVDATIALPIVAHALHEKCRELKRKAPIFNWKGPEGLDIDYRE; translated from the coding sequence ATGCATCTTAATGTGTTCACAGATAACCCAACCGTTCCGATAGATGTAAAAGACAGGTCTGTAAGCGAACTGATGGACGGAATGCTTAAGACAGGCTTCCAGGGAAGAAAGCTAGCCGAATCGGTCCAGGCCTGGCATAACATGCTAAAACAAGAAAATATGACTGTGCTTATGGGCCTGTCAGGAGCTATGGTCCCTGCTGGTATGCGTAGGGTTATCTCGTATATGATCCAGGAGAGGATGATAGACTGCCTTGTAAGCACAGGAGCGAACATGTTCCATGACTCACATGAAGCTCTCGGCAAGAAACACTATGTGGGTTCACATCTGGTTGATGATGAAAACCTCTTTGAGCATGGAGTGGACAGAATTTACGATGTTTTTGCAGTTGAGGAAGAATTCAGGACTGCAGATAACCTGATTGCGGATTTTGCAGAAGAAATCGGGGAAATATCCTGTTCCTCAAGGGAGTTCATGTATCTGCTAGGAAAAGAACTTGTAAGGCGTGGAGCGGCCGAGGATTCTATAGTCGTAAGTGCATACAGGCACAATATCCCTATCTTCATTCCTGCACTTTCTGATAGCTCAATAGGAATCGGGCTTACTATTGCAAGAAGAAGAGGACTGAAACTTGATATTGACCAGATAAAAGACGTTGATGAGGTCACGCAGATTGTCGAAAAATCAGGAAAAACCGGAGTTGTTTATATTGGAGGTGGAGTCCCCAAGAATTTTATCCAGCAGACCGAAGTAATAGCTTCTATTCTTGGAATGCATATCGGAGGGCATGATTATGCAATTCAGTACACTACTGATGCTCCTCACTGGGGAGGTCTTTCAGGCTGTACTTTCGATGAAGCCGTTTCCTGGGGAAAAATTGCAGCTCAGGCAAAAAAAGTGCAGGTCTTCGTGGATGCTACTATTGCTCTCCCTATTGTGGCCCATGCACTTCATGAAAAATGCCGCGAACTGAAACGAAAAGCTCCGATTTTTAACTGGAAAGGGCCTGAAGGGCTTGATATTGATTATAGAGAGTAA
- the mmrce1 gene encoding MmRce1 family CPBP family CAAX prenyl protease — protein sequence MIPNHRYKPWIYFTATFIATYALWFAGAYLSFQDEENELYMLFMLPGLMVPFLISHFMIFTSKNSNLKRDFINRLINLRLIKPRMLPLFFLIMPITVIVSIFISLPFGGSVSQFQLANGFSFSTGSVPTLVFLMLAACFEELGWRGYAFDSLQSRYTYFMASVTFSILWSLWHFPLIFVNHFYQYEIYHENIWYAVNFFVGIIPMGVFVSWICIKNGKSIPAAILFHFIVNICQEALNMSQMTKCIETLVITVVVAIIIVLDKEMFFSKVNLSPKVNPAPEAH from the coding sequence ATGATTCCTAACCACAGATACAAACCCTGGATCTATTTTACTGCGACCTTTATCGCAACTTATGCTCTCTGGTTTGCAGGAGCATATCTAAGTTTTCAGGATGAAGAAAATGAACTTTATATGTTATTTATGCTTCCTGGGTTGATGGTGCCTTTTCTGATCTCACATTTTATGATTTTTACGTCAAAAAATTCGAATTTGAAAAGGGATTTTATTAACAGGCTTATCAACCTCAGGCTAATAAAACCAAGAATGCTTCCACTATTTTTCTTGATAATGCCTATAACTGTTATCGTATCCATCTTTATTTCGCTTCCGTTTGGAGGATCAGTTTCGCAGTTTCAACTTGCTAATGGTTTCTCTTTTTCGACAGGGTCCGTACCTACATTGGTTTTTCTTATGCTTGCTGCATGTTTTGAAGAGCTTGGATGGAGAGGGTATGCATTTGACAGTCTGCAGAGCCGATATACCTACTTTATGGCTTCAGTAACTTTCAGTATACTATGGTCGCTCTGGCACTTTCCTCTTATATTTGTCAACCACTTCTATCAGTACGAAATTTATCACGAAAACATATGGTACGCGGTAAATTTTTTTGTCGGTATCATTCCTATGGGGGTATTTGTCAGCTGGATCTGCATTAAAAATGGAAAAAGTATTCCTGCAGCAATTCTCTTTCACTTTATTGTAAATATCTGCCAGGAGGCACTGAATATGTCTCAGATGACTAAGTGCATTGAGACTCTAGTCATTACTGTAGTTGTCGCTATAATTATTGTATTAGACAAAGAAATGTTTTTTTCAAAAGTAAACCTTTCTCCAAAAGTAAATCCTGCTCCTGAGGCTCACTAA
- a CDS encoding ArsR family transcriptional regulator: MGKRTRIINDPSYLVPLLRTFGSRTHKKIFDTLSNKWMTRAEIDEFMGTDSSKSLHILKKAGLLESQWRVPEAGQKPSKEYHSSYSKVQVNFQCSFEDLSDIIMLTFKPYEEVKDAMEELERLVEEGNTSMSNLTRTLNRNPFYICAVARRSERLSVMGQRLKLIEDVEENYD, encoded by the coding sequence ATGGGTAAAAGAACTCGAATAATTAACGATCCTTCCTATTTAGTACCATTACTCAGGACTTTTGGGTCAAGAACTCACAAAAAAATATTTGACACACTTTCGAACAAGTGGATGACCAGAGCAGAGATAGATGAATTCATGGGTACAGACTCATCAAAAAGCCTTCATATCCTGAAAAAAGCCGGGCTCCTGGAGAGCCAGTGGAGAGTTCCGGAGGCAGGGCAAAAACCCTCCAAAGAATACCACAGCTCCTATTCCAAGGTTCAGGTTAATTTTCAGTGTTCTTTTGAGGATTTGAGCGATATTATTATGCTGACCTTCAAGCCATATGAAGAGGTCAAAGATGCGATGGAAGAACTGGAAAGGCTAGTAGAAGAAGGCAATACCTCCATGAGCAACCTCACAAGGACGCTTAATAGAAACCCATTTTATATTTGTGCTGTTGCCCGCAGATCTGAAAGGCTTTCTGTAATGGGGCAAAGGTTAAAATTAATTGAAGATGTAGAGGAGAACTACGATTGA
- the nikB gene encoding nickel ABC transporter permease translates to MEYLKASEVKRPISENDRNIRRISMWKYIANRLVMVLIVIAGVTLVSFFAMYLAPGDPAELIALERYGQDLDKSQIESVREAEGLDAPVYFQYFIWLDHLLHLDLGRSIITSDDVLEEILLKLPATIELTVAGLLISLLIALPIGVLSAFQKNILLDNCCAFFSLIGISIPNFWLGILLIWLFSLTLHIFPSYGYGSLSHLALPALTLGISMSSITARLTRASLMEVMEKEYILAARARGFDEYTVVLRHALKNALLPVVTFAGMQLGYLLGGAVIVETIFSWPGIGKLLVDSIFARDFSMVQGCVLFIAVLFSLSSLAVDILYAVLDPRIRYDMYE, encoded by the coding sequence ATGGAATATCTGAAAGCATCAGAAGTTAAGAGACCGATATCAGAAAACGACAGAAACATAAGAAGAATATCTATGTGGAAGTACATTGCAAATCGCTTGGTCATGGTATTAATAGTAATAGCAGGGGTTACTCTTGTTTCTTTTTTTGCCATGTACCTTGCGCCAGGAGATCCTGCTGAGCTCATAGCTCTTGAGAGATATGGACAGGATCTTGATAAAAGCCAGATTGAATCCGTCAGGGAAGCAGAAGGACTTGATGCTCCTGTTTATTTCCAGTACTTTATATGGCTGGATCATCTCTTGCATCTTGATCTTGGAAGATCTATTATAACCTCTGATGATGTCCTTGAAGAAATACTCTTGAAGTTGCCGGCAACTATAGAACTTACAGTTGCCGGCTTATTAATCTCTCTCCTAATCGCCTTACCTATAGGAGTTCTGAGCGCTTTTCAGAAAAATATTCTGCTTGACAATTGTTGCGCGTTTTTTTCCTTGATAGGCATTTCTATCCCTAACTTCTGGCTTGGAATTCTTCTGATCTGGCTTTTTTCCCTGACTCTTCATATTTTCCCTAGTTATGGGTATGGAAGCCTGAGTCACCTTGCTCTTCCTGCTCTAACCCTTGGAATTTCAATGTCTTCAATTACGGCCAGACTTACCCGAGCTAGTCTTATGGAGGTGATGGAGAAAGAATATATTTTGGCTGCACGTGCCAGAGGGTTTGATGAGTATACTGTCGTTTTACGGCATGCACTGAAAAATGCCTTACTCCCAGTTGTTACATTTGCAGGAATGCAGTTGGGTTATCTTCTTGGAGGAGCTGTTATTGTGGAAACAATTTTCTCCTGGCCAGGTATCGGAAAACTTCTTGTTGATTCGATCTTTGCAAGAGACTTTTCTATGGTTCAGGGCTGTGTTCTTTTTATCGCAGTGCTCTTTTCTCTTTCCAGCCTTGCAGTAGATATATTGTATGCAGTGCTTGACCCGAGAATCAGGTATGACATGTATGAGTGA
- the nikC gene encoding nickel ABC transporter permease subunit NikC: MTCMSENIKMTEKLSMNEKKLSLWRFGKNRLALFGILFIAILCFLALFAPYISPNDPFVQKLDKRLLGPCHEFPLGTDEFGRCTFSRVIYGTRISLGIGILVVAATSIAGTSLGLLSGYKGGLFDEILMRGVDVMLAFPNIILALMIAGLLGPGFLSVVLSLSLTQWPVYARLVRGQVLSLKKRDFVEAARALRPSNFYIMRKHILPNCMEPVIVLGTLEIAHVIIFASALSFLGLGIQPPTPEWGSMLKSGIPYLRTYPHLCFIPGLMIMLTVFAFNFAADGLRASLGQYTKQEVLDR; the protein is encoded by the coding sequence ATGACATGTATGAGTGAAAATATAAAAATGACTGAAAAACTTTCTATGAATGAAAAAAAGCTAAGTCTATGGAGGTTTGGAAAAAACAGACTTGCACTCTTTGGAATTTTGTTTATTGCTATCCTATGTTTTCTGGCCCTATTTGCTCCCTATATCTCTCCAAATGATCCTTTTGTCCAGAAACTTGACAAACGACTTCTTGGCCCGTGCCATGAATTCCCTTTAGGAACTGATGAATTTGGGCGCTGCACCTTTTCAAGAGTAATTTATGGCACACGCATTTCTCTCGGCATTGGAATTCTCGTTGTTGCAGCTACATCCATTGCAGGTACCTCTCTTGGGTTGCTTTCAGGGTATAAAGGAGGCTTGTTTGATGAAATCCTTATGAGAGGTGTAGACGTGATGCTGGCTTTCCCCAATATCATTCTTGCCCTTATGATAGCAGGACTGCTTGGGCCGGGGTTTTTAAGTGTCGTCCTTTCCTTATCCCTTACTCAATGGCCTGTTTATGCAAGGCTTGTACGCGGACAGGTTCTCTCTTTAAAAAAGAGAGATTTTGTGGAAGCGGCAAGGGCTCTTAGACCCTCAAATTTCTACATCATGCGAAAACATATACTTCCAAACTGCATGGAACCTGTAATCGTTCTTGGGACTCTTGAGATTGCCCATGTAATAATCTTTGCCTCTGCTCTAAGTTTTCTAGGACTTGGAATCCAGCCTCCTACACCTGAGTGGGGCTCTATGCTCAAATCCGGAATTCCATACCTGCGCACATATCCTCACCTTTGTTTTATTCCGGGTCTCATGATTATGCTTACAGTTTTTGCTTTCAATTTTGCAGCAGACGGATTAAGAGCCAGCTTGGGACAGTATACTAAACAGGAGGTGCTGGATAGATGA
- a CDS encoding class I SAM-dependent methyltransferase, whose translation MDPCNIDWNEVWKGTLERELQSNKNVDCSAIWHNKERARRFWKMFQDNNAKTITEKRIKGMKLSSDSRVLDIGSGPGTLAIPIAQQVAHVTAVEPSDGMMSVMKENIEEYGIKNINCVHKDWEAIDVESDLSAPYDVVFASYSLGMKDIRTSVQKMIDASSRYVYLYWFAGETSWDMHSRRLWPFLHGYEYQPAPKCDVLYNVLYSMGIYPNVKVFPFEHVHRYATFEEAVEDFKSYYNVTSSTQETVLRSYLKGILEVDNGNLIQRGWSTRVKMWWEK comes from the coding sequence ATGGACCCATGTAATATTGACTGGAATGAAGTCTGGAAAGGGACGTTGGAAAGAGAGTTACAATCGAACAAAAATGTAGATTGTTCAGCTATATGGCACAATAAGGAAAGGGCCAGACGCTTCTGGAAGATGTTTCAGGATAATAACGCAAAGACAATAACCGAAAAGAGGATTAAGGGCATGAAACTCTCTTCTGACTCCAGAGTCCTTGATATAGGGTCAGGGCCCGGTACCCTTGCAATTCCGATTGCACAGCAGGTAGCTCATGTAACTGCTGTTGAACCTTCTGACGGCATGATGAGCGTCATGAAGGAAAATATTGAAGAGTACGGAATCAAGAACATCAACTGTGTACACAAAGATTGGGAAGCCATTGATGTCGAATCCGATCTTTCTGCTCCTTATGATGTGGTTTTTGCTTCTTATTCCTTGGGCATGAAAGACATACGGACTTCAGTTCAAAAGATGATAGATGCTTCTTCAAGGTATGTTTATCTGTACTGGTTTGCGGGAGAAACTTCATGGGATATGCATTCTCGGAGACTCTGGCCTTTCCTTCACGGATATGAGTATCAGCCAGCCCCGAAATGCGATGTTCTCTACAATGTGCTCTACAGTATGGGAATCTACCCAAATGTCAAAGTTTTCCCTTTCGAGCACGTCCACAGGTATGCAACTTTTGAAGAAGCAGTTGAGGATTTCAAGTCGTATTATAATGTAACCTCAAGTACCCAGGAGACCGTTCTCAGGTCCTATCTGAAAGGTATTCTTGAGGTAGACAACGGGAATCTTATTCAAAGAGGATGGTCCACCAGAGTAAAAATGTGGTGGGAAAAATAA
- a CDS encoding nitrilase-related carbon-nitrogen hydrolase has product MKVACIQMDVLHCRKQKNLEKALHMALEAVRKGAELIVLPEVFSTGFCYENFDHAAETLPSPLLENLACFSDANDCVIMGSVIEKVVPEETSDSGKPVDSENSTLSDSSNSSFYYNLGFCFESGTLAGSYRKTHPFKTENSYFSKGSSIEPISLKKQNLKIGFEICYELRFPEVARKLSLAGSDLLVTTAAFPNPRSEHWKILAKARAIENQIPHIACNRIGSAPDCSYFGNSMIIDAWGEVKADAGNKECIIVHDLDLSGKNEVRKMIPVFENRRTELYSED; this is encoded by the coding sequence ATGAAAGTAGCCTGTATCCAGATGGATGTGTTGCATTGCAGAAAGCAGAAAAACCTTGAAAAAGCCCTGCATATGGCTCTCGAAGCCGTAAGAAAAGGAGCCGAACTTATTGTTTTACCCGAAGTCTTCTCAACAGGGTTTTGCTACGAGAACTTTGACCATGCAGCAGAGACCTTACCTTCTCCACTCCTTGAAAACCTGGCATGTTTCTCCGATGCCAATGACTGTGTTATCATGGGCTCAGTAATTGAAAAAGTCGTTCCCGAAGAGACTTCTGACAGTGGGAAACCTGTGGATTCTGAAAATTCTACTCTTTCGGATTCCAGTAATTCTTCATTTTACTACAATCTTGGTTTTTGCTTTGAATCAGGCACTCTTGCAGGTAGTTATCGGAAAACTCACCCATTCAAAACCGAAAACAGTTATTTCTCAAAAGGCAGTTCTATAGAGCCCATTTCTCTTAAAAAGCAAAATCTGAAAATCGGTTTTGAGATTTGCTATGAACTCCGCTTTCCCGAGGTTGCAAGAAAACTTTCCCTTGCCGGTTCTGACCTGCTTGTGACCACAGCCGCATTTCCCAATCCAAGGTCTGAACACTGGAAAATTCTCGCAAAGGCAAGAGCAATTGAAAACCAGATCCCACATATTGCCTGCAACCGGATAGGTTCTGCTCCTGACTGCAGTTATTTTGGAAACTCCATGATAATCGACGCCTGGGGTGAGGTAAAAGCCGATGCGGGCAACAAAGAATGCATAATAGTACATGACCTTGACTTATCTGGAAAAAACGAAGTCCGTAAAATGATTCCTGTTTTTGAGAACAGGAGAACTGAACTTTACTCTGAAGATTGA
- a CDS encoding metallophosphoesterase gives MKMIVLSDTHMKTGEIPQQLQTLLEECDLIVHAGDFSTVKAYNAFNASGKLKAVFGNDDTSELKKLLPERLTFEVEGVKIGVVHEGGLSVTDTTAQGYLAKEMGVNILIFGHLHRPLIEKNDVVLVCPGSPTRPRMSNPSVVELIIEKGSINGRIITLEGATCDYIKFRDSLKKGEQEKNRNEKNA, from the coding sequence ATGAAGATGATTGTACTTTCCGATACTCATATGAAAACCGGAGAAATTCCCCAACAACTTCAAACGCTGCTTGAAGAATGTGACCTTATAGTCCATGCAGGAGATTTCAGTACCGTAAAAGCCTATAACGCCTTCAACGCAAGCGGCAAATTAAAAGCCGTTTTTGGAAATGATGACACTTCCGAACTCAAAAAACTCCTTCCAGAAAGACTGACATTCGAAGTTGAAGGTGTAAAAATCGGAGTTGTACATGAAGGAGGGCTTTCGGTTACCGATACAACTGCACAGGGTTACCTCGCAAAAGAGATGGGGGTAAATATTCTGATTTTCGGTCATTTGCATCGGCCATTGATAGAGAAAAACGATGTTGTGCTTGTTTGTCCTGGCTCTCCTACCAGACCCAGGATGTCAAACCCAAGTGTTGTAGAACTTATAATAGAAAAAGGAAGTATTAATGGCAGAATAATAACTCTTGAGGGAGCTACCTGTGATTATATAAAGTTTCGGGATTCCCTGAAGAAGGGTGAGCAGGAAAAAAACCGAAACGAAAAAAATGCTTAA
- a CDS encoding ABC transporter substrate-binding protein, whose amino-acid sequence MDRNFKPILLTCMLLAVIGASACISGENDETAKGDSFVENSQDLIVGISSDVNNWYLDKFADGDARFVWSQVYETLVRLDSNLNIIPGLAESWETPDNGTTWIFHLRKNVTFHDGTPFNADSVVFSYSDKSYVRQAVLKPIKSIEALDNYTVKFVLQKPMPLPFYLTHVAWPIMGPGCLDKAGNFIKPVGTGPFKFESQKKDQEIVLIRNDAYWGNKSLLNKVSFKIIPDPSTQVMAFENGELDMIIKVPEYDVKRLEAKKSIQVQKKLSTFTDFLQFNCDKTPFNDTKVRQSVAYAIDTKALVNDILNGVGKPAEGRPYSPNMMYSEPDLKTYSQDLDKSKALLKEAGWEDSNRDGILEKDGSPLNCTLLVSKGAWAARHTLMAQVAQEDLRKIGMNVEIQVLDEGAISKLEGMGNFGMILRTGYFVWGPYPKHFFIHHSKSPYSHYHNETYDQLVDAADSTIDPQKQKELYYALQNFVIKEVPAFYLVHEEKVVATGPSVKGFVITAEDPWLDLSGVYLERK is encoded by the coding sequence ATGGATCGAAATTTCAAGCCTATTTTACTAACCTGCATGCTGCTTGCAGTAATTGGTGCAAGCGCCTGCATAAGCGGAGAAAACGATGAAACTGCCAAAGGAGACAGTTTCGTGGAAAACTCTCAGGACCTTATTGTGGGCATAAGTTCAGACGTTAACAACTGGTATCTTGACAAGTTTGCGGATGGTGATGCCAGGTTTGTGTGGTCTCAGGTCTATGAAACCCTTGTAAGGCTTGACTCTAACCTGAATATTATCCCGGGACTTGCCGAGTCATGGGAAACGCCTGACAACGGGACGACATGGATCTTCCACCTACGCAAGAATGTGACCTTCCATGACGGTACGCCTTTTAACGCAGATTCGGTTGTGTTTTCTTACTCTGACAAATCCTATGTGAGACAGGCAGTACTGAAACCGATTAAAAGTATAGAGGCTCTTGATAACTATACCGTGAAATTTGTTCTCCAAAAACCCATGCCTCTACCTTTTTACCTGACTCATGTAGCCTGGCCCATAATGGGGCCTGGTTGTCTTGATAAAGCAGGAAATTTCATCAAACCGGTAGGGACAGGACCATTTAAGTTTGAATCGCAGAAAAAAGATCAGGAAATAGTGCTTATAAGAAATGATGCTTACTGGGGAAATAAGTCTCTGCTTAATAAAGTTAGTTTTAAAATCATCCCTGATCCTTCTACGCAAGTTATGGCGTTTGAGAACGGAGAACTGGATATGATTATCAAGGTTCCAGAGTATGATGTCAAGAGGCTCGAAGCCAAAAAAAGTATCCAGGTTCAAAAGAAGCTAAGTACTTTTACGGATTTCCTGCAATTCAATTGCGATAAAACTCCTTTTAACGATACAAAAGTACGCCAGAGTGTTGCCTACGCAATAGATACCAAAGCCTTAGTGAACGATATCCTTAACGGCGTTGGAAAACCGGCAGAAGGAAGACCGTATTCTCCCAACATGATGTACTCTGAACCTGACCTGAAAACATATTCGCAAGACCTTGATAAATCAAAGGCTCTACTTAAAGAAGCAGGATGGGAAGATTCCAATAGGGATGGAATTCTTGAAAAAGATGGAAGTCCCTTGAATTGTACCTTGCTTGTTAGTAAGGGTGCATGGGCAGCCAGGCATACTCTTATGGCTCAGGTTGCGCAGGAAGATCTCAGAAAAATAGGAATGAATGTGGAAATTCAAGTACTTGATGAGGGAGCGATCAGTAAACTAGAAGGTATGGGAAACTTTGGCATGATACTCAGAACTGGCTATTTTGTCTGGGGTCCCTATCCAAAACACTTCTTTATTCACCATTCCAAAAGTCCTTACTCTCACTACCACAATGAAACCTATGACCAGCTTGTAGATGCAGCAGATTCGACCATAGATCCGCAGAAGCAGAAAGAACTCTATTACGCTCTACAAAATTTTGTAATAAAAGAAGTCCCTGCTTTCTATCTTGTACATGAAGAAAAGGTAGTAGCAACCGGGCCTTCGGTAAAAGGTTTTGTGATAACAGCAGAAGATCCCTGGCTGGACCTCTCTGGAGTTTATCTTGAAAGAAAGTAA
- a CDS encoding ABC transporter ATP-binding protein yields the protein MRISSPSTQLLSVEKLNVSFKTPKGLVKANENISFEIKEGEIFGLIGETGCGKTTLGKALLRLLSNNARTEGRIVYRGKNILSLSEKEMRNLRGKEIGIMLQDPSICFNPVLSVGSQIAEIYRYHEGMKKKDAEKKASEMLELVGIDSSRKSEYPHQFSGGMLQRVMMVVALALKPRLLIADEPTKGLDPDIKLQILEIIARLVRKENSSMLLITHDLDVSTKLTDRTAVMYAGEIVEIGKTATVISDPKHPYTFALLHSLPEKGLMNVSGQSPSLIFPPSGCRYHPRCSNQLVDCSKTHPTLLEHVDDHFARCLFSEKNSKNVKREPHLIPDTPSPGCAEVGIRHC from the coding sequence ATGAGAATTTCTTCCCCCTCCACTCAACTTCTTTCAGTAGAAAAATTGAACGTTTCTTTCAAAACCCCAAAGGGCCTTGTAAAAGCAAACGAAAACATTTCCTTTGAGATCAAAGAAGGAGAGATTTTTGGGCTTATTGGAGAAACAGGCTGTGGGAAAACTACCCTTGGAAAAGCACTTTTAAGGCTGCTCTCAAATAATGCAAGGACAGAAGGGAGAATCGTTTACAGGGGTAAGAATATTTTAAGTCTGTCTGAAAAAGAAATGAGAAATTTAAGAGGAAAGGAAATAGGGATCATGCTACAGGATCCTTCAATCTGTTTTAACCCAGTACTCTCTGTAGGTAGTCAAATTGCTGAAATTTATCGATACCATGAAGGCATGAAAAAAAAAGATGCAGAAAAGAAGGCTTCAGAGATGCTTGAGCTTGTTGGAATAGATTCTTCAAGAAAGTCTGAGTATCCTCACCAGTTCAGTGGTGGGATGCTGCAGAGGGTTATGATGGTAGTAGCGCTTGCTCTCAAGCCAAGACTTCTTATTGCAGACGAACCTACAAAGGGGCTTGATCCTGATATAAAATTGCAAATTCTTGAAATAATTGCCAGGCTTGTCAGGAAGGAAAACTCTTCCATGCTCTTAATTACTCATGATCTGGACGTCTCTACTAAACTTACAGATAGGACTGCAGTGATGTATGCTGGAGAAATCGTTGAAATCGGGAAAACGGCAACGGTCATCTCCGATCCAAAACACCCTTATACTTTTGCACTACTGCATTCGCTTCCAGAAAAAGGGCTAATGAACGTTTCAGGTCAGTCTCCAAGTCTGATCTTCCCTCCTTCCGGTTGTAGGTACCATCCCCGATGTAGTAACCAGCTGGTAGACTGCTCAAAGACCCACCCAACTCTATTGGAACATGTAGATGATCATTTTGCTCGCTGCTTATTTTCTGAAAAAAATAGTAAGAATGTAAAAAGAGAACCACATTTGATCCCAGATACTCCTTCTCCTGGGTGTGCGGAGGTGGGCATACGGCATTGTTAG
- a CDS encoding pyruvoyl-dependent arginine decarboxylase, with amino-acid sequence MITKLIPKKVFFTSGVGRHPENLESFEVALRDAGIEKFNLVTVSSILPPKCEVVSREEGLEELSPGEIVFCVMSRISSNEPRRTLSASVGCAFPQNINRHGYISEYHAYGETAQDVGKHSEKLARSMYSTWTNEAPLRTLSFPRSSSVDEHGDWMTVISVAVFTI; translated from the coding sequence ATGATTACGAAATTAATTCCCAAAAAAGTATTTTTTACAAGTGGAGTTGGTAGACACCCCGAAAATCTTGAATCATTTGAAGTTGCACTCCGGGATGCAGGTATTGAGAAATTTAACCTTGTAACTGTAAGTTCTATCCTACCCCCCAAATGTGAGGTTGTATCCAGAGAGGAAGGGCTTGAAGAGTTAAGTCCCGGAGAGATTGTGTTTTGCGTAATGTCCAGGATTTCTTCCAATGAGCCAAGAAGAACGCTCAGTGCATCAGTTGGTTGTGCATTCCCTCAAAACATAAACAGGCACGGTTACATATCAGAATACCATGCATATGGAGAGACTGCACAGGACGTTGGGAAACATTCCGAAAAACTTGCACGAAGCATGTACAGTACATGGACAAACGAAGCCCCCCTCAGGACTCTCAGTTTTCCCAGGTCATCTTCTGTAGATGAGCATGGAGACTGGATGACCGTGATATCCGTAGCAGTCTTTACTATATGA